One Solirubrobacter pauli DNA segment encodes these proteins:
- a CDS encoding choice-of-anchor Q domain-containing protein — protein MRIVVASAVGLAAVAFAPATAGAAERWASPASVQTSGPCLSVDPCTLRAALNGAATGDTILLSAGRYVLGGPLTAFARVTLRGADPERPVIVGSESSEDDAVLTVRTASTLRHLQVEATRGQQDALEVQGGLVEDVMVSSAGGNGVKVYGAPNGTVIRDVLARTAVQGDSDRAALRLKSSGAGDVALLNVTALAPGANGIRCELTVSSATIVNTIARGAKDIKAASSSHCTANASSFRPALSPNVSAGTANQSGDPLLDADGRPTAGSPTIDAGATDPGLGTTDVGGCPRTVGAGPDIGAYEYTTGACAVAAVDGPPATPEPPVDTPPTPTPTATPSPTAAPPVPSAPGPEPDTTAELPPGVPAPAQGTSMVISPGQGTIRFREPGTNRFVELEAGAQIPLGSEIDATKGRVTLVTAVAGGLQDGTFWGGRFTVRQERKGVGMTSLVLKGGSFRDCAKRVRASAAAVSKAKPKRKLWSKDKNGRFRTHGHNSVATARGTDWLTEDTCAGTRTRVVEGAVAVRDLRTRRTKLVRAGESYLARR, from the coding sequence ATGCGCATTGTCGTCGCGTCAGCAGTGGGCCTCGCGGCCGTGGCGTTCGCGCCCGCGACGGCCGGTGCCGCTGAGCGCTGGGCCTCGCCGGCCAGCGTGCAGACCTCCGGGCCGTGCCTCTCGGTCGACCCGTGCACGCTCCGCGCGGCGCTCAACGGCGCCGCGACCGGTGACACGATCCTGCTGTCGGCCGGCCGCTACGTGCTCGGCGGGCCGCTGACCGCGTTCGCACGCGTCACGCTCCGCGGCGCGGATCCGGAACGACCGGTGATCGTCGGCAGCGAGAGCTCCGAGGACGACGCGGTGCTCACGGTGCGGACCGCGAGCACGCTGCGCCACCTGCAGGTCGAGGCGACCCGAGGCCAGCAGGACGCCCTGGAGGTCCAGGGCGGCCTCGTCGAGGACGTCATGGTGTCGTCCGCCGGCGGCAACGGCGTGAAGGTGTACGGCGCGCCCAACGGGACGGTCATCCGGGACGTGCTCGCACGCACGGCGGTCCAGGGCGACTCCGACCGCGCCGCGCTGCGCCTGAAGAGCTCCGGAGCCGGCGACGTGGCCCTGCTCAACGTCACGGCGCTCGCGCCCGGCGCCAACGGCATCCGCTGCGAGCTGACCGTCAGCAGCGCCACGATCGTCAACACGATCGCGCGCGGCGCCAAGGACATCAAGGCGGCGTCCTCGAGCCACTGCACCGCGAATGCCTCGAGCTTCCGCCCGGCGCTCTCCCCCAACGTCAGCGCGGGGACGGCCAACCAGTCCGGTGACCCGCTGCTCGACGCGGACGGGCGCCCGACGGCGGGCTCGCCGACGATCGACGCCGGCGCGACCGACCCGGGCCTCGGCACGACCGACGTCGGCGGCTGTCCGCGGACGGTCGGCGCGGGGCCGGACATCGGCGCCTACGAGTACACCACCGGCGCGTGCGCGGTCGCGGCGGTCGACGGACCGCCGGCCACCCCCGAGCCGCCCGTCGACACGCCCCCCACCCCCACGCCCACCGCCACACCGAGCCCGACCGCCGCCCCGCCCGTGCCCTCGGCGCCCGGGCCCGAACCGGACACGACGGCCGAGCTGCCGCCCGGCGTCCCCGCCCCGGCGCAGGGCACGTCGATGGTGATCAGCCCCGGGCAGGGCACGATCCGCTTCCGCGAGCCGGGCACGAACCGCTTCGTCGAGCTGGAGGCGGGCGCGCAGATCCCGCTCGGCAGCGAGATCGACGCCACCAAGGGCCGCGTGACGCTCGTCACCGCGGTCGCCGGCGGCCTGCAGGACGGCACGTTCTGGGGCGGGCGCTTCACCGTCCGCCAGGAGCGCAAGGGCGTGGGGATGACGTCGCTGGTGCTCAAGGGCGGCAGCTTCAGGGACTGCGCCAAGCGCGTCCGCGCCAGCGCCGCGGCGGTGTCGAAGGCCAAGCCCAAGCGCAAGCTGTGGTCCAAGGACAAGAACGGCCGCTTCCGCACCCACGGGCACAACAGCGTCGCCACCGCCCGCGGCACCGACTGGCTGACCGAGGACACGTGCGCGGGCACCCGCACGCGCGTCGTCGAAGGCGCCGTCGCCGTCCGCGACCTGCGCACGCGGCGCACGAAGCTCGTCCGCGCCGGCGAGTCCTACCTCGCCCGTCGATGA
- a CDS encoding alpha/beta fold hydrolase produces MQIDVPGGHIHAISEGEGPLVLLVHGFPEGAWAWRHQLPALAAAGYRAVAIDVRGYGESLNPEPVEAYRMLAHVADNVAVVKALGAERAVVVGHDWGSPIAAASAQVRPDLFGAVALLGVPYTPRADAPPQFPPDFYVGHFQQQGEDEIEADVGGWLRRFYAALGDGTPGWFGVPMNLPDAPLPAWVDDFDAIVAAFERNGLRGPLNRYRNFTRDWEDLAAFEELQAPSIFITGEHDSSRLWMGDPEGAHIVPGVGHWVQLQAPEAVNALLLDFLRGLTL; encoded by the coding sequence ATGCAGATCGACGTCCCCGGCGGCCACATCCACGCGATCTCGGAAGGTGAGGGGCCGCTCGTGCTGCTCGTGCACGGGTTCCCGGAAGGTGCATGGGCGTGGCGGCATCAGCTGCCGGCGCTGGCCGCGGCGGGCTACCGCGCCGTCGCGATCGACGTGCGCGGCTACGGCGAGTCGCTGAACCCCGAGCCGGTCGAGGCGTACCGGATGCTCGCCCACGTGGCCGACAACGTCGCGGTCGTGAAGGCGCTCGGAGCCGAGCGCGCCGTGGTCGTCGGGCACGACTGGGGCTCGCCGATCGCCGCCGCGTCCGCGCAGGTGCGGCCGGACCTGTTCGGAGCGGTCGCGCTGCTCGGCGTCCCCTACACCCCGCGCGCGGACGCCCCGCCGCAGTTCCCGCCGGACTTCTACGTCGGCCACTTCCAGCAGCAGGGCGAGGACGAGATCGAGGCGGACGTGGGCGGCTGGCTGCGCCGCTTCTACGCCGCGCTCGGCGACGGCACGCCGGGCTGGTTCGGCGTGCCGATGAACCTCCCGGACGCGCCGCTGCCCGCCTGGGTCGACGACTTCGACGCGATCGTCGCCGCGTTCGAGCGCAACGGCCTGCGCGGCCCGCTCAACCGGTACCGGAACTTCACCCGCGACTGGGAGGACCTCGCCGCGTTCGAGGAGCTCCAAGCCCCGTCGATCTTCATCACGGGCGAGCACGACAGCTCACGGCTCTGGATGGGCGACCCCGAGGGCGCCCACATCGTCCCGGGCGTCGGCCATTGGGTGCAGCTCCAGGCCCCGGAGGCGGTCAACGCGCTGCTCCTCGACTTCCTCAGAGGTCTGACCCTTTAG
- a CDS encoding phosphodiester glycosidase family protein, whose product MYELLRLQNRDGEETTVYLVRHPLRRTRISVVRFDPPERLDHWCAAAGHKEAMVGGFFLRDPYRPLGEVWIGGAAVPHEPVAEPWAGARACLHVDGAVRVGPRSALPEHPVGDLVQAGPLLVRDGCSVVDGTDAEGFSAGAGQFDSDITDGRYPRAALGVNDDELLAVCCDGRRSGVDAGLELAELARLLISCGARDAINLDGGGSATLVHRGHLLNRPYSNHDQPAPESRPVVTALLFD is encoded by the coding sequence GTGTACGAGCTCCTGCGCTTGCAGAACCGCGACGGGGAGGAGACGACCGTCTACCTGGTCCGCCACCCGCTCCGCCGCACGCGGATCTCGGTCGTCCGCTTCGATCCGCCGGAACGCCTGGACCACTGGTGCGCCGCGGCCGGCCACAAGGAGGCGATGGTCGGCGGCTTCTTCCTGCGCGACCCGTACCGCCCGCTCGGCGAGGTGTGGATCGGCGGCGCGGCGGTCCCGCACGAGCCGGTGGCGGAGCCGTGGGCAGGTGCGCGCGCGTGCCTGCACGTCGACGGCGCCGTGCGCGTCGGGCCGCGCAGCGCGCTGCCCGAGCACCCGGTCGGCGATCTCGTCCAGGCCGGCCCGCTGCTCGTCCGCGACGGCTGCTCGGTGGTCGACGGCACCGACGCCGAGGGCTTCTCCGCCGGCGCGGGCCAGTTCGACTCCGACATCACCGACGGCCGCTACCCGCGGGCGGCGCTCGGCGTCAACGACGACGAGCTGCTCGCGGTCTGCTGCGACGGGCGCCGCTCGGGCGTGGACGCGGGCCTGGAGCTCGCCGAGCTGGCGCGGCTGCTGATCTCCTGCGGCGCGCGGGACGCGATCAACCTCGACGGCGGTGGGTCCGCGACGCTCGTGCACCGTGGCCACCTCCTCAACCGCCCGTACTCGAACCACGACCAGCCCGCGCCGGAGTCCCGGCCGGTCGTGACCGCGCTGCTGTTTGACTGA
- a CDS encoding DUF6596 domain-containing protein yields MLAATVRVTRDLDAAEEVVQDAYVQALERWARDGVPAKPGAWLTTVARRLALNRLARAKTLATKLPLLLDAPEAEADPLPDDRLRLVFTCCHPALSREAQVALTLRLVCGVATPDVAHAFLVPEATMAARITRAKKKIARARIPYAIPAQEDLPARLDAALSVVYLLYTTGHTAPAGDALVRDELTTRALDLARMLRALLPAAREAAGLLALLLVHEARRETRTDASGRLLRLAEQDRGRWDRALIGEADALIVGALRSAPPGRYVLQAAIAALHAQAPSVAETDWPQILVLYDALLRVWPSAVVALNRAVALAEVEGPDAGLAAVDALEGLDGYRYLHSTRADFLRRLGRHAEADAAYAAALALAENIAERAFLAVELADGA; encoded by the coding sequence CGCTGGGCGCGCGACGGCGTGCCCGCCAAGCCGGGCGCGTGGCTGACGACGGTCGCGCGGCGGCTCGCGCTGAACCGGCTCGCGCGCGCGAAGACGCTGGCGACGAAGCTGCCGCTGCTGCTCGACGCCCCGGAGGCCGAGGCGGACCCGCTCCCCGACGACCGGCTGCGGCTCGTCTTCACCTGCTGCCATCCGGCGCTGTCGCGGGAGGCGCAGGTCGCGCTGACGCTGCGGCTCGTGTGCGGCGTCGCGACCCCGGACGTGGCGCACGCGTTCCTCGTCCCGGAAGCCACGATGGCCGCGCGGATCACGCGCGCCAAGAAGAAGATCGCGCGGGCGCGGATCCCGTACGCGATCCCTGCGCAGGAGGACCTGCCGGCGCGGCTGGACGCGGCGCTCTCGGTGGTCTACCTGCTGTACACGACCGGTCACACGGCGCCGGCCGGGGACGCGCTCGTGCGCGACGAGCTGACGACCCGGGCGCTGGACCTCGCGCGGATGCTGCGTGCGCTGCTGCCCGCGGCGCGCGAGGCGGCCGGCCTGCTCGCGCTGCTGCTCGTCCACGAGGCGCGGCGGGAGACGCGCACGGACGCGAGCGGACGCCTGCTGCGCCTCGCCGAGCAGGACCGCGGTCGCTGGGATCGCGCGCTGATCGGAGAGGCCGACGCGCTGATCGTGGGCGCGCTGCGGTCGGCGCCGCCCGGGCGCTACGTGCTCCAGGCGGCGATCGCCGCCCTGCACGCCCAGGCGCCGAGCGTCGCGGAGACGGACTGGCCGCAGATCCTCGTGCTCTACGACGCGCTGCTGCGCGTGTGGCCGTCGGCGGTCGTCGCGCTCAACCGGGCGGTGGCGTTGGCGGAGGTCGAGGGGCCGGACGCGGGGCTGGCCGCGGTGGACGCGCTCGAAGGGCTCGACGGCTACCGCTACCTGCACAGCACGCGCGCGGACTTCCTGCGTCGCCTCGGCCGCCACGCGGAGGCGGACGCGGCCTACGCGGCGGCGCTCGCGCTCGCGGAGAACATAGCCGAGCGGGCGTTCCTAGCGGTTGAGCTCGCGGACGGTGCCTAG